In Molothrus ater isolate BHLD 08-10-18 breed brown headed cowbird chromosome 23, BPBGC_Mater_1.1, whole genome shotgun sequence, a single genomic region encodes these proteins:
- the MTHFR gene encoding methylenetetrahydrofolate reductase (NADPH) isoform X1, with translation MLGLGVGFFNHLPLTSAVPAPCTHPRTDHPLCAPLCRALTMVNETQHSCSASSSSRSDGGSSSGSESSKDNSRCSTPVLDADRHERLREKMRRRQDAGDKWFSLEFFPPRTANAAVNLISRFDHMGAGGPLFIDVTWHPAGDPGSDKETSSMIIAYTAVNYCGLETILHMTCCNQSKDDITGYLQKAKRLGLKNIMALRGDPAGEEWEEEVDGFNYAIDLVKHIRNEFDDYFDICVAGYPKGHPEAESYEADLRHLKEKVYAGADFIITQLFFRPETFLKFMKDCQAIGITCPIIPGIFPIQGYHSLRQLVKLSKLEVPQEIKDVIEPIKDNDAAIRNYGVELAVSMCRELLDSGVVHGLHFYTLNREVATTEVLKRLGIWNEDPRRPLPWAVSAHPKRRVEDVRPIFWASRPKSYIYRTQEWDDFPNGRWGNSSSPAFGELKDYYLFYLKSKSPREELLKMWGEELTSEESVFEVFTCYITGEPNRNGYKVTCMPWNDDPLATETNLLKDQLEKVNRRGILTINSQPNINGKPSTDPIVGWGPSGGYVFQKAYLEFFTSNEIVRALLKVLRRYELRVNYHIVNVKGENITNAPDLQPNAVTWGIFPGREIIQPTVVDPVSFLSWKDEAFALWIEQWAKLYEEESPSRMIIQYIHDNYYLVNLVDNDFPLENCLWQVVEDTFELLNSPPQQ, from the exons ATGCTGGGCCTTGGCGTAGGCTTCTTCAACCATCTGCCGCTCACCTCAGCAGTCCCTGCTCCATGCACACACCCACGTACCGACCATCCTCTTTGtgctcccctctgcagagctctcaccATGGTTAATGAGACCCAgcattcctgcagtgccagctccagctccaggtcCGAtggcggcagcagcagcggcagcgaGAGCTCCAAGGACAACTCGCGCTGCTCCACCCCCGTGCTCGATGCCGACCGGCACGAGCGGCTGCGGGAGAAGATGCGCCGCCGGCAGGACGCTGGGGACAAGTGGTTCTCCCTGGAGTTCTTCCCTCCACGCACAGCCAACGCTGCTGTCAATCTCATCTCCAG GTTTGACCACATGGGAGCAGGTGGTCCCCTCTTCATTGACGTGACATGGCACCCTGCAGGGGACCCAGGATCTGACAAGGAAACCTCTTCCATGATTATTGCTTACACTGCAGTGAACTACTGTGGCCTGGAGACCATCCTGCACATGACCTGCTGCAACCAGAGCAAGGATGACATCACAGGGTACCTGCAGAAGGCCAAGAGGCTCGGGCTGAAGAACATCATGGCACTGCGTGGAG ATCCTGCTGGTGAGGAATGGGAGGAAGAAGTAGATGGTTTCAACTACGCCATTGATCTGGTTAAGCACATTCGCAATGAATTTGATGATTACTTCGACATCTGTGTGGCAG GCTACCCCAAGGGTCATCCTGAAGCAGAGAGCTATGAGGCAGACCTGAGGCACCTGAAGGAGAAAGTCTATGCTGGAGCAGACTTCATCATTACACAGCTTTTCTTCCGACCAGAAACCTTTCTCAAGTTCATGAAGGATTGTCAAGCCATTGGCATTACCTGCCCCATTATTCCTGGCATCTTCCCTATACAG GGCTACCACTCCCTGCGCCAGCTGGTGAAGCTCTCCAAGCTGGAAGTGCCCCAGGAAATCAAAGATGTGATTgagcccatcaaggacaacgATGCAGCCATCCGGAACTACGGCGTGGAGCTGGCGGTGTCCATGTGCCGGGAGCTGCTGGACAGCGGCGTGGTGCACGGGCTGCACTTCTACACCCTCAACCGGGAGGTGGCCACCACCGAGGTCCTGAAGCGCCTGGGCATATGGAATGAGGACCCAAG GCggcctctgccctgggcagtcaGTGCCCACCCCAAGAGGAGAGTGGAGGATGTGAGGCCAATCTTCTGGGCCTCCAGGCCAAAGAGTTACATCTACAGAACCCAGGAGTGGGATGACTTCCCCAATGGCCGATG GGGTAActcctcctctccagctttTGGGGAACTGAAGGATTATTACCTCTTCTATCTGAAGAGCAAATCTCCCCGTGAGGAGCTTCTGAAGATGTGGGGAGAAGAACTGACCAGTGAGGAAAGTGTCTTTGAGGTGTTCACATGTTACATCACTGGAGAGCCCAACAGGAATGGGTACAAG GTCACCTGTATGCCTTGGAATGATGACCCTCTTGCTACTGAAACCAACCTCCTGAAGGACCAGCTGGAGAAGGTCAACAGACGAGGAATCCTGACCATCAACTCCCAGCCAAACATCAATGGCAAACCATCCACAGACCCCATTGTGGGCTGGGGCCCCAGTGGAGGTTATGTTTTCCAAAAG gcataCCTGGAGTTCTTCACCTCCAATGAAATTGTCAGGGCACTGCTCAAAGTGCTGAGGAGGTACGAGTTGAGAGTGAACTACCATATTGTCAATGTCAAG GGTGAGAATATCACCAATGCTCCAGATCTGCAACCCAATGCTGTCACCTGGGGCATCTTCCCAGGAAGGGAGATCATCCAGCCCACTGTAGTGGATCCTGTGAGCTTCCTCTCCTGGAAG GATGAGGCCTTTGCACTGTGGATCGAGCAGTGGGCCAAGCTCTATGAAGAGGAGTCGCCCTCCCGCATGATCATCCAGTACATCCATGACAACTATTACTTGGTCAACCTGGTGGACAATGACTTCCCGCTAGAAAACTGCCTCTGGCAGGTCGTGGAGGATACTTTTGAGCTGTTGAACTCTCCACCTCAGCagtga
- the MTHFR gene encoding methylenetetrahydrofolate reductase (NADPH) isoform X2: MVNETQHSCSASSSSRSDGGSSSGSESSKDNSRCSTPVLDADRHERLREKMRRRQDAGDKWFSLEFFPPRTANAAVNLISRFDHMGAGGPLFIDVTWHPAGDPGSDKETSSMIIAYTAVNYCGLETILHMTCCNQSKDDITGYLQKAKRLGLKNIMALRGDPAGEEWEEEVDGFNYAIDLVKHIRNEFDDYFDICVAGYPKGHPEAESYEADLRHLKEKVYAGADFIITQLFFRPETFLKFMKDCQAIGITCPIIPGIFPIQGYHSLRQLVKLSKLEVPQEIKDVIEPIKDNDAAIRNYGVELAVSMCRELLDSGVVHGLHFYTLNREVATTEVLKRLGIWNEDPRRPLPWAVSAHPKRRVEDVRPIFWASRPKSYIYRTQEWDDFPNGRWGNSSSPAFGELKDYYLFYLKSKSPREELLKMWGEELTSEESVFEVFTCYITGEPNRNGYKVTCMPWNDDPLATETNLLKDQLEKVNRRGILTINSQPNINGKPSTDPIVGWGPSGGYVFQKAYLEFFTSNEIVRALLKVLRRYELRVNYHIVNVKGENITNAPDLQPNAVTWGIFPGREIIQPTVVDPVSFLSWKDEAFALWIEQWAKLYEEESPSRMIIQYIHDNYYLVNLVDNDFPLENCLWQVVEDTFELLNSPPQQ; encoded by the exons ATGGTTAATGAGACCCAgcattcctgcagtgccagctccagctccaggtcCGAtggcggcagcagcagcggcagcgaGAGCTCCAAGGACAACTCGCGCTGCTCCACCCCCGTGCTCGATGCCGACCGGCACGAGCGGCTGCGGGAGAAGATGCGCCGCCGGCAGGACGCTGGGGACAAGTGGTTCTCCCTGGAGTTCTTCCCTCCACGCACAGCCAACGCTGCTGTCAATCTCATCTCCAG GTTTGACCACATGGGAGCAGGTGGTCCCCTCTTCATTGACGTGACATGGCACCCTGCAGGGGACCCAGGATCTGACAAGGAAACCTCTTCCATGATTATTGCTTACACTGCAGTGAACTACTGTGGCCTGGAGACCATCCTGCACATGACCTGCTGCAACCAGAGCAAGGATGACATCACAGGGTACCTGCAGAAGGCCAAGAGGCTCGGGCTGAAGAACATCATGGCACTGCGTGGAG ATCCTGCTGGTGAGGAATGGGAGGAAGAAGTAGATGGTTTCAACTACGCCATTGATCTGGTTAAGCACATTCGCAATGAATTTGATGATTACTTCGACATCTGTGTGGCAG GCTACCCCAAGGGTCATCCTGAAGCAGAGAGCTATGAGGCAGACCTGAGGCACCTGAAGGAGAAAGTCTATGCTGGAGCAGACTTCATCATTACACAGCTTTTCTTCCGACCAGAAACCTTTCTCAAGTTCATGAAGGATTGTCAAGCCATTGGCATTACCTGCCCCATTATTCCTGGCATCTTCCCTATACAG GGCTACCACTCCCTGCGCCAGCTGGTGAAGCTCTCCAAGCTGGAAGTGCCCCAGGAAATCAAAGATGTGATTgagcccatcaaggacaacgATGCAGCCATCCGGAACTACGGCGTGGAGCTGGCGGTGTCCATGTGCCGGGAGCTGCTGGACAGCGGCGTGGTGCACGGGCTGCACTTCTACACCCTCAACCGGGAGGTGGCCACCACCGAGGTCCTGAAGCGCCTGGGCATATGGAATGAGGACCCAAG GCggcctctgccctgggcagtcaGTGCCCACCCCAAGAGGAGAGTGGAGGATGTGAGGCCAATCTTCTGGGCCTCCAGGCCAAAGAGTTACATCTACAGAACCCAGGAGTGGGATGACTTCCCCAATGGCCGATG GGGTAActcctcctctccagctttTGGGGAACTGAAGGATTATTACCTCTTCTATCTGAAGAGCAAATCTCCCCGTGAGGAGCTTCTGAAGATGTGGGGAGAAGAACTGACCAGTGAGGAAAGTGTCTTTGAGGTGTTCACATGTTACATCACTGGAGAGCCCAACAGGAATGGGTACAAG GTCACCTGTATGCCTTGGAATGATGACCCTCTTGCTACTGAAACCAACCTCCTGAAGGACCAGCTGGAGAAGGTCAACAGACGAGGAATCCTGACCATCAACTCCCAGCCAAACATCAATGGCAAACCATCCACAGACCCCATTGTGGGCTGGGGCCCCAGTGGAGGTTATGTTTTCCAAAAG gcataCCTGGAGTTCTTCACCTCCAATGAAATTGTCAGGGCACTGCTCAAAGTGCTGAGGAGGTACGAGTTGAGAGTGAACTACCATATTGTCAATGTCAAG GGTGAGAATATCACCAATGCTCCAGATCTGCAACCCAATGCTGTCACCTGGGGCATCTTCCCAGGAAGGGAGATCATCCAGCCCACTGTAGTGGATCCTGTGAGCTTCCTCTCCTGGAAG GATGAGGCCTTTGCACTGTGGATCGAGCAGTGGGCCAAGCTCTATGAAGAGGAGTCGCCCTCCCGCATGATCATCCAGTACATCCATGACAACTATTACTTGGTCAACCTGGTGGACAATGACTTCCCGCTAGAAAACTGCCTCTGGCAGGTCGTGGAGGATACTTTTGAGCTGTTGAACTCTCCACCTCAGCagtga